CGCGACACACTGCTATGTTCTCCTACTAAGGTGAGGATGTGATAAAGATAAGGGTGTAACAATCACAGTGAAATATCGCTTCGAGGAACCGACCCTGTTACTTACTTGTCTCTCGCTCCTTTTGGCGACAGGTTGAAGGACGGCTACAAGCTAGAGAAAGCGAAAGTCAAGAAGGTGAAAAGGACTATTCCTGCGTGGGCTACCGTCACTGCGGGCAAAAAGATTCCCGTTTCCAACTTTGCTGGCACTCAGCCCAAAGTGGATAATATCCTCATCGAGGCCATTAAGGTAATGTGCAAACTTGAAATGGATTTCTACATTTTCCTCACATGTGAAATCAGTCTTTCCATGCCGGTGCCGACATCCTAGACATATAAACCCTCACCTGTTTATGCCATCAGTcagttttgccatttttgtttAAGTACTGCTTTCAGACACAAAGACATAACTTTTGTGATTACGTTTTTCTAGTCTAATCTAAATTGCCTCAGTGAGGACATTAGTTTTGCACCTTAAAAACAGCTACAGCAgacaacactcacacactcaacattCAGCACACAATCATATCATATGGTAAAAGTGGAATCCcctattaaaataaaatccatTCTGTGCAGTAATAATACAGTTTTAGCACTTTGTTGTCAATAACCCTCAGGTGACATGCACATAATAAAGTATAAAGTACATACTATAAAGGACATACGATATACATGTCCGGATAAAGTGTTTACTATGAAGTACTGTGTGCAGCACGTAACGGTTCATGCCCACTGTCTTTGCAGTCCTGCGATGACAAGTCTGGCATGTCGTACAAGTCTGTCATGAAATATATTGTGAAGAAATACCCGGGCCTGGAGCTGGACAAGAGGAAATTCCTCATCAAGAAAGCCATGAAGAAACATTTGGAGAAGGGCACCGTCAAACAGGTGAAGAGTGttcagggttttgttttttgtttttatcctgggccaaaaaatagaaaaactcTTTCAAGTCTGGGAGGAAAAAATGTAACATTTCAACAGAGACGCTGACAAATGTTGGTCATGGAAATGATGCTGTATTTCATGGAACATTCATGGAAAAGTAATGGCATCTGTTTGGTGCAAACATGTAGGAATCCATGAAACCGGTTGGCTTTGCTTActctgctttgtttttccttcttctcccgCATAGCTCAAGGGTAAAGGCCTTTCTGGCAGTTTTGCCATTGGGAAGCAGCCTACTACAGCTAAGGTAAGCTGTAAGCAAGTTGGTTGACTTTGGCATGTTTTCTTAGTGGGGTTAAACAGTGACTGGAGTTTGTAATGAGAGAGCGCAGTACTGAAATCTCTTACTGATATGATACTTCAGCCTCTTTGGTTATGATTTACCTTTTAATCCTGTTATTCAGTTCCTGATTAGGACTGCAATATTGACCAGAACTcaatctgtttctttttgctCAGGGATTTTCACTTAAAGTTTTTCTCTGATGTGCAGCTTGATGGATAGGCCAGAGATTCTGCACAACACTACAATACCTTGTTTAGGAGATTGTATATAATTACATAGATCTAATCGATTATATCCTATCTTGATTTGTAGTGTCAACAGTTATCTCTTTGACATTTTCCCCTATGAGATTGGAATGTGTTTGGTTGTAATCGGCATCTCTGTAAACGGGATGTTGTTTTAGAAAGCCGTGGTGTTTCCTGGACTGAAGACGGAGACCCTGGGAGACGCTCTGCCCCTCATCATCACTCGGCTCTGTGAGCCCAAAGAGGCCTCGTACATCCTGATCAAGAAATATCTGGAGCAGCATTTTCCCCATCTCGACATCGAGAATAGGTGCACTATATTGTCTTGATTATAATTAGTTTTCCATATAGCACGTTGTTTTATATGATGATGCCCGCtctaatatacatatatatacgaTAAAGTGCTGGACAGTTTAAAATgatgcaacaaaaacaaaaagggcaaacactacaaaaataaaatggataaaaacaagagacattaaaaacctgtaaaaatctgtttttaaaatgtgagtTAAAAGATGACGCTGCCATAAGCTCCTCAAGCAGAGCGTTCCTACTGGCCTGGATGGCAAAAGGTTCAGTTAACTTCAGAAAAGCCACTCGACAATTCAATGTTTGCCCTGTGAAGAGGATGAATGGTGTCTTAAGTTGTGTTATTAGCTgggattatttattttattttatgcctCTGGTTCGTCCTCAGGCCAGAAATCCTGAAGTCGGCCCTGGTGAAGGCAGTGGAGAAAGGCCAGCTGGAGCGAATCACTGGGAAAGGAGCCAGTGGGACTTTCCAGGTAAAGCTCTTTATAACAACAGTgctgtttcaagaattttgttccaaaattgaGAGACCGCTCCACCATTTAGGGATGAAAAATGTGATGCGACACCTGCTCTTAGAAAATGATTGGTAGCACACaaattgttaaaataaattTTGGTAAAGAATAGTGGgcaacttaagtccttggttgacaaacaATACTGATACAAACTGGATCTTCCACATCGAAGAGATTCCTGATGTCCTTCCGGGAATCGCCCCCTTATCGTGGTGGAGGGTAGAGGTTGGGTGCAGTACCTGTCAGGCAAGGGGAATGAGTAGAGTAGATTTAAGcgtcatttttaaattggtcttaaattaaattccaggtagcatttaaaaactcttgaagttggctttctgaaacctgtcTTCTCAGACTTCTCTGAACTCTTaaaagcaaccaatagtaagcaATGCAAGTGTCTGAGCCAGAGCAGCTAGACAATAAAATTTTTCCAGAGTATGTTTATATTCcgattcactctctctctcacagctgagGCGCACTGGTGACAAAGTCCTGCTGAAGGGCGGAGCCTTGGAGGACGCCATCACCACCGCAATCACAGCCATGAATGAACCCAAAACCTGCAGCATCACCACACTACGCAAATACCTAATTGACACCAACAAGGATAGTAAGGAGTTTCGCTTAGGTAAGATGCCATTCTCTCCTACTTATCTTTTAATTGTACTGACTCCTTTTCTGAATTAAAGATGACTAAACGCAAGTTGGATTCAGGCAAAATATGGATTCAGTGACTCAGTGGGACATTTGAAGACTTTTAAAATATGTTCGCCAGTTGGAAAAGCAtgacacctgctcttacaaaataaattgtttggatgaatttcaggtaatgattttctGTCCAAAATGGTGTTTTGAAATATAacctcattttttcccccttagtGGCCAATCTGAAGAAGACCCTGACAAAGTGTAAAATGCTGGGCTGGATGGAGCAGATCACTGGGAATGGCCTCAACGGGACCTACCAGCTCTCATTCCCCTTCTACCCCAGGTACGTTTACCACATTTGGAGAATAATCATCCATTATTTACCCAGCGTCGGCAAAAGATGAGGACTGGTTTTGTAAAAACCTGCCAACCATatcttttaaaggataagtcgggcgattttggacctatatataatttgtctcttacatacctgtagtacttggacccacagagaatattaaCTGAATCAGCTGTCGGCCTTTTGCTGCTAATAATGagtccaaacagggtttgtcagaatatctccaaaaaagccagtctgtgacaACAATATGGCAACCAACCGATGTATTTCTATCCACGACccggacagcagcagcactgcaccatttccactcagtggatagtcttctaTCAAACTGCCCGGCTCCAAGTGCagttgtttacaatctgacctgacgaAACggctttcaccccacagcagtctgtgctgcagcagagaaaaatagttgtgatttcctgattaatGAAAGTGTGCATAATGGAGGAAttgtcatgtttactctcaactcccctgtggagcctacaaatggctttttctgtcaaatgttttttatttgagcatgttgacatatatacacatacatgagCACATATATccatacaaatatacatgcaGTTAGACCGAAATATGCTCTTTTTCGTTTTCTTTGAAcaaatgtatataaaataatggtacaaatggcttttttggagatattttgacaaaccctgtttTGACTCATTGTTAGCTGCAAGAGCAACTTATTCTTTAAGTTTGCAAGCTGAAAAGTATTGTGTGGTCAACCTTGGATCTAGCAGAGAAGCCCACACCACTGACAGACCTATTTTGTATGCATTCTCATATCTTctcttgctgttgttttttttcatagccCAGCCATCCTGTACCCCGACAAGGTCATAGCGCCACAGAAGAAAAAAGCAGATGTGGTGAGGCGGAGGCGGACGGTTGATTCTTCCGACGAGGAAGAGTCTGAGGAAGAGTCCGAGGAAGAGTCAGATGAAGAACCTCCTCCCCCTAAGAGGTGGGTTTGATAAGTCCACTTTAATCTGTAGTTGGTATTCTTTCATGCAGGGTTGTTGTCTGCAGTGAGTCCTCAAGTAACCGTATTCCTGTTCAACGCTGATTCTTAGGAGAGCTCTGAAGAGGCCTCCACCCAAGGTGCGCCGTCCTCTACCGAGCAAGAAATCACGAAGCGCTAGCCAGTCAAAAGCCAAGGCCAAGAGACCCGCCCTCGCAAAGAAATCCCCAGCAAAGAAATCCCCGGCCAAGAAAGCGGCGCCTCCAGCCAAGAAAGCGGCAGCCCAGGCAAAGAAACCCGCAGAAGCAGCCTCCAAGAAGGAATCCGCACCGCCGGCTAAAGCCACGCCTGTCAAGAGAGCGGCTCCTGCGAAGAAGCCCAAAACGCCAGCGGTTAAAAAGCTGACCAAAAGCGCGTCCAAGCGGCCCGCGCCCCGCGAGTCGTCCCCCGAGCCCGAGGAGCCCCCAGCCAAAAAGGAGGTGAAGACCAAGCAGTCGACCCGCAAGTCCAAGAGAGGAAAGAACTGAGTCCCCGTTGCCGCGCCCACAACGAACACGGCCGCTGTAGCTCTGAACCAggcagcgctctctctcttgtcatTGTTTTCTCCCTTTTTGAGGGGGCAGTAGGATTTTTTTGTAGGATAGGAACGTTCTCCTATCAGTAAGTTTACTGTACATTGAGAGTATCTGAATTTCATTTTAACTCCTCCTTTTTAAAAGCTGTGTGTAGGAAAAGCTCAGTTAATGTTGcagttacaaaaaaaacaggtgCGTGAGAAACTGCCGGCGTTGAGAATTGAAGTTTTTATCGATCACAACTCTTAGTTCCCTTTATCATGTTTCTTCTTGGTACAGCATAGCAGAGATCCAACAAAATGTAACTAGAGCCATTTAGTgacttctgtttttgtttgtttttattttgtttttttaattatttttttatatatatataaatatatcttCCTTATCCACTCTTTAGGTGTCGGCAGCACACATTCCTAATATCAAATACAGTAAGAGATCAGAAAGTGTCTTTTGGGGGGTGAGGCGGGGGTCTGTGCACTTTCGGTTGAAACTGGAGTTGAGAAGTTTAGACTGATAATGATATTAagtcaaatattttttaaaaaaagactgATTTTAAGTCCCTTTACCTGTGTCCTGGAGTACACAGTGATATTTTGGTGATGCAGTATTGGTATCAGAATGAAATCCGTTATCCAAAATAATgattgaaaacagtgaaaaatcCCCTGGAGACGACGTAGGCCTGTAGGTGACAGGTTGAGGACCTAATGGAGGTTACAGAGGAAGCACACACTATGTATTATTCATTTCAAAAAACTATGTTGCAAtggagaaaaatgtttttttgatgTGTAAACAAGCAGATACATAAATTGATTTTATTGCTTCACAGCTCTAATTCAGTACCAAGCTGTAagaattgtgtgtgttgtgaataagaaaaaggaggaTAACCGCTCATACATACCCTGCATGCATGTACTCCTTGTGTTGTTAAGCTTTTTTCCAAGTCATTAATAAAATGGCTATATTTGTAAACACttgcttgtgttttatttttttgtttgtttcttttttcgtTTGTTTTTGGTGTTGGAGGGTTGAGTGATGTACAGTGACTTTAGTTTTCCCACTAGAAtttaatagaaaaaagaagataagGGGAAAACTTTATCTTACCCTAACGAAGAAGATGTATAGTAATCCTGTAATCAATTTTAGGACAATACTACTGTATACAAATATCAGCAACAGCAAAACTagtcccaataggaatattGTGGTGATACCATTGGTGAAAATACCAGGAGCTATGATGAAAGGACTATGAACTTACTGAGTACCACAGGTAAACTAAGTTCctatattatagtgatgccataggagatttaaaaaaaaaaaataccagtaAGTATAGGGTCACTAAACCTATATAAGTTTCTGTATGGAATTTATACTGATACCATAGTAGattccaaaaataaaaagtatgataaggtcactataaactcactactgagtaccacaaACGGGAAGAAAGCCCctatgggaatatttatttttcgTTAGGCTAATAAAGCTTTGACCTTTTGAATTGTAGCTCAAAGTGATTCACATAATACATAAAAACAGGAAATGAAATAAACCAGAGTTGGTACATAAATACTTGAGAAGCAGctgatacaaaacaaaacaatacaacaagagtacacacaccacagcaaaaCTTGAAAATATAATGCACAAAAAACTTCCTGTAGAGATTTTTTCTAGTGATTCCACAGGAGATTAAAAATTACCATATAAAGTACCATAAAGTCAAGATAAAGTTACAGTTGAGCACCAAAGACTCCatataaatccctataggaatattataggaatatcatagtaaTGTTTCGTCAGGATTAATAAACTTTTTGACAGTCAGCGGAGGATACTAATACTAACATGGGAATACCAGGCACACGTCACCAGTTTGAGTTGCGCAATGATCAGGAATGTTGAGCTGGGAAAAAAATCCAagaacaggaggagggggggggggggggtgatgtgaCTCAATGCATGATATCTTCCACTAACTTTCCCATTTGAGGAGGATAAGTGTAAACGCTTGTGGGCCCCCCTCTCGAGCCTCCTGTCCCATccgtttcttttccttttcccccCCGACACGCCCCGGTGCCCCGCGGCACACCTGGCCGGGCCGAGGACGGAGCTGCAGGTGAGGCGCGCGCGCTGGTGCTGTGGGCGGCTCCTTCAAGGTGTGTCGAGCTGGACGTGATTTGAGAAATATCGGTGAACGACTGCGCCGtcgagagacacagacagggcGGCGGTGGCGGGGAGGCTCTCCGGCTTTTAAAAGTGAGTTGTCTCGATTCCAAAGCCTTCATATAAGACTAAGAAATGAGCTGTGTGCTGTCACTTGGCGGCCTAACACGCGCGCAAGTGGGAAAAGTTGAATCCACATGtgtttgtcatgttttcattccTACTGTTTTTTCCTGTTCGCCTGTCGCTGCGGCTCGGACAGACAGAAGCTCACCAAACATTTATTCTCCAATACAAAACGTGCACGTATGTTGTCAGCGGCTTGACGCATTCACAGCCAAACAGTGGAGCTGTTTGGGGAAAAACAACCAGCTCTCCGACAGCGCGAATACACAAGGTTTCCCTGACGAATAATCACTGTAATTGTCCTAAATCATATTATCTTCCTGTAATATTTTAGTGGGAATTcataatgtgtctgtggtagcCTAGCCTACTCAATGGTGAGTTTATACTGTTCTTTCATAGCGTATTTTGTAATCTCGTGTAGGATTACTATAGGATTTTCTGTGGTGTAATTGTTTGATTTGTCCCATAGGGTCCTACTTTGTGTTTACTTACTttgcctttgtgtttgtgtaaatggaATTACTGTGGTTGTTTTCCTTAAGAGCTAGACTACTATGCTGCTGAACTGAGTCTAATCTCTCTCCATGCACTTGGGCTATTTCCACTAAAATGCACTTTGTTTTTGACAGCATTTTTATTAAAGCATTTGTATTTATAATGGCCTGTGCTTTTGAGTGCTGAGATTCTCCGGTTGTCTGGGTTCACACAGATAAACAGGCAGCATGGGTGAGGCACCAGTCAGGGAAGATGGGACAGTGACGAGATCAGCAGAGGTAACTCCGGATATTAACGATCCCGTCCAGTTATTCAACATTTTTGCATCAGTTTCCTTTACACAGGCTGCCAGTGTTGTTTTGCCTAAACCTCTGTCTTTACTGTAAAGTATGTGGGCTCATTTCCTGTGGATGACTGCTGTCTGGATGACCAGATTGAGCAACTGCACACACAGCTGAAGTCCCTCAAAGTGAGTACTATGGCCCTTTGGAGGTTActcaaaaatatcaatatcacagTGGGCTGCACTTCATAACagccagtggtggaaagagtactataACATCCAACTCAAGTAGAattattgttactttgctgatattttacttaagtagaagtaaaagtgctgctgtaaaaatctactAAACTACCCTAAATCTAAGTAAAAGTCAAAAGTAgcttatttaaaatgtactcagtaaaagttactgagtttaAAAGTTAAAGAGTTActttgttagatgtgatctttcccatgcaactCCAAAAGGTTGAGAGTACAGAGTTACTGACTGAAAACTAGATTAttttagaaattacaaaataaagtgcacaaacaaagaaaagtcAGATTACTCTtatcttctttgctgactggccgttcactgtgaatggctccataATTTGTCAATTTATGATTGTCCAGTTTATGATGTTTATGGAGTGCTCTGtaattacttccacccttgataACGGCTATATGGAGAATATAACATCTTTGTTTTTTACAATCAgacatgcaggaggaggaggactgtgTCCCTGAAATTCTCAATCAAGGGAGTGAAAATGTACAATGAGGATGAGACGGTAAGAAGAATGGTTTACTTGCACATGCTCAGTTTGATCTGAGGAGTGTGTATGACCTGGACACACAGATTAAAGTTGCTGTCAGTGTGAGACTTCAGCCCCTCTCTGGTTAAATGATATCTGTCCTCCTGCCTGTGTGCAGACCCTCCTGATGGCTCACGCCCTGCGCAGAGTGTCTCTGTCGACCGCCCGGCCCTCCGACGCCCAGTTCGCCTTCGTCTCCCACAACCCAGGCAGCGCCGACGCCCAGCTGTACTGCCATCTCTTTAAAGCTAGGCATTCCCGAGCGGTGAGCACCAaactcacaaaacacacacaaccacgcATAAACTTTCCCTCATACCTTCTAACTCTCATTTCCAGTATCTTTTGTTTCTTTACTACAACCTAGCTGACTTTAAGACAAAGAAGCTCCCACCCCTCTTCgaattacaaaatgactgatggcacaaaattaaaggtttttactgtcccacTGCAGGCAATGACCAtgatatatctgtgggggtttgaCATGGTTGTTGATTAATAGCAGTTACTTTGCCAAGTGCTGacatttcaaaactcactttcccgTACTGtgaacaaacacattttgttctcaggccaaaaaaagcaaatgccaaAGTAGTATTATCATCACAGTGTTTTGCATGATGCTATATtgcctcttcactagacatttctgttggatctcagCTCTAATTAGATAGCAGTTAGCTTGACAATATGAGTTTATTTATGTCAGTTAGGCTACTGTAAACTGTGCCAGAGACTGTCGATGGTCTTGTACTTCCTTCGTTGCCTTTGGAAGTCGATAAAAGTAACAGATTACTTCATGCCCCTTTacacaaaattatttttaaaggGTATTGGATACCCTAAGTCCTTGGTTGctaaaatgataacactttcacacactGGATCCTCAAAGTTGTAGAGCTATTGAATGTTCAACTTCaggtaatgtttgttttttttcgccCCTCCAAAATGGATACTGGCGTTTTGGAATATAGCTGTTGGATTGTGTCTCCCTCAGGCCCAGTTCCTGAACCTGCTGCTGTGCCGCTGTTTCCAGCTGTCCTACCTGGAGAAGCACCCAGAGGAGGCCCAGGAAGAGTCTGTCGGCCCGCTGCCGCGTCGCAACCCCTCCCTGCTCAACCACGGCTTCCCCCTCAGCGTCAGCGCCCTGGTGTCCTTCAGACGAGCCCCCTTCAGAGGGCTGCTGCCCGGGGCCAAGGTCCGGACCCGAGAGTCTCCCTGTATTCACCCCCACTAGCTGATATTACTGCtctaaaggcccattcacatctagaacgacaACTATAAACATAACATTGTtactcaagcattcacactacgATATCGTTTTATTTTGCCATGTAAATTTTCAGACCAAAATGGAGGATGATTACTGACTTTTACTTTACTCGCTCTTTCAGTAGTAACTAAATGACATAATCACAGGATTTTGGTTCATGAATTGCGGCAAAGGAGGGAGGAGCTGCGAGAATCAAGTGCTCTTTTACGGGCGCTATCCCTTTTTTAAAGACAAGTTTTACGAGTATTTCTGCATGACCCAATGGCAAtttgtctcctttctctcccaaaACACAAGATTCAGGTTTTTTGTTACCCTTGCAAttattgttctagatgtgaatgggcctaaGACAGTCACGGATAtttgtgctgctgctgactgactaacaaaaacaacacttcTTCCAGTCTCATTTTTGACCGTTCATGCAAACAcaagctatttttttttctcccgtcTGTAGAAGAATTCAAAGAAGAATTCCTCTGAAGATCATCTCAGCAGCCAAGAGGAagtcttcacctcctctccctcgctggTGCGCAAGAAAGCCATCCGCAACAAAGTCCTGCGCTCTGGGGCGTATCGCTCCTTCACGTTCACCCCGCTCAAACAGCGCAATGTTCAGGAGCGACTGAACTTGCCACAAGGTGGGCCAAGTGTTCAAAGAGCGCTTTCAAGAGTCAAAGAGTTGATTAGGTAACGCAAAACCCTCAGTGTGAGGTGATGGGCACGCACTCACTGTCTGTTGTGGTGTGAATACTTAAGTGTAGACTATTTCATAAGGTGACAGATAATGGTCTTGTCTCAAGGTGATGATACACAATCTAGTCAAGCTTGATCAGAGAACAAGCGTTGCAAagtcaatcaaccaatcaaagacaaaaaaaattggTCAGGTGACCTCTCCTCAGCCCAAAATATTCTTGAAACTGTCCAACTGCTACCAAATAGTAAACACAACGAGGAAATAATAGCTGTTATTCTTTGTATATACCATTTAATCtcgcaagctagctagctgttggACGCCAAAGCTCTACATGAGCCTATAATTTTGTGTTATGAAATTGCAGTGGATAACCTTGATAAAatgattcatttattatttttcagtaGAAAAAAGGAGGCCAAGATGACAGTGATGGCAGCAGTTTCtgttatttcatccattttcactccTCCAACTGTTAAATTTGTCAGTTACTATTGCCCTGTTTGCCTCTTTTGTCCTAAGAatttgcctgtgtatcatcagcttCACATGGGTTATAGTAAATTTCCATAAAGCCTCTCACTGTGAAGCTTCACACCGATGTTCATTTGACGTTTGGCTTGAACATGTCAGAGCAGGAGCTTGGAGTTTTGCGGGTTACTTCATCACCACTTGTTTTGTTCATCTCAATCCAATGTATTCCCATCACTGATACTCCCCTTGAGCTGGGATGTTTTCCAAAGCAAACAAGCCTGCCAGaaaattacccccccccccccctttagaACCTCTTGGAATGTGATCGGCACAGAATTCCCATGAATCTCTCCTCTCGTGTGTCAAACAGGAAAGGAGCAGGACAAAGCGGCGGCGAGGAGAGCCCGCGCTCCCAGCCTCGCCGAAACAGAAGAAGCGTTGGCCCACGCAGTCTGGTGCTGGGCTGGTATCGCAACGTGAGTGACACTCCCCCGTCTGACGCACCTTACCGACCACAGACACCTTGATTAGACCGTCCTGAACACATCAGTGggtttctttcttctctctgttctgccTTGCAGTGACAGCAGCTCCTCCCTGCTTGCAGAGGACGTCCTGG
This DNA window, taken from Centroberyx gerrardi isolate f3 chromosome 5, fCenGer3.hap1.cur.20231027, whole genome shotgun sequence, encodes the following:
- the hp1bp3 gene encoding heterochromatin protein 1-binding protein 3 isoform X1, with amino-acid sequence MPIRRAAATPPQEKAPSTAAEGEPDATSDESPSADEEQAASSATAANQEEGEATGETEPTQNGEKADGVAADKKGEESEKKGLAFPAVTNGQSDKCKDCAAGQCATHCYVLLLRLKDGYKLEKAKVKKVKRTIPAWATVTAGKKIPVSNFAGTQPKVDNILIEAIKSCDDKSGMSYKSVMKYIVKKYPGLELDKRKFLIKKAMKKHLEKGTVKQLKGKGLSGSFAIGKQPTTAKKAVVFPGLKTETLGDALPLIITRLCEPKEASYILIKKYLEQHFPHLDIENRPEILKSALVKAVEKGQLERITGKGASGTFQLRRTGDKVLLKGGALEDAITTAITAMNEPKTCSITTLRKYLIDTNKDSKEFRLVANLKKTLTKCKMLGWMEQITGNGLNGTYQLSFPFYPSPAILYPDKVIAPQKKKADVVRRRRTVDSSDEEESEEESEEESDEEPPPPKRRALKRPPPKVRRPLPSKKSRSASQSKAKAKRPALAKKSPAKKSPAKKAAPPAKKAAAQAKKPAEAASKKESAPPAKATPVKRAAPAKKPKTPAVKKLTKSASKRPAPRESSPEPEEPPAKKEVKTKQSTRKSKRGKN
- the hp1bp3 gene encoding heterochromatin protein 1-binding protein 3 isoform X2, encoding MPIRRAAATPPQEKAPSTAAEGEPDATSDESPSADEEQAASSATAANQEEGEATGETEPTQNGEKADGVAADKKGEESEKKGLKDGYKLEKAKVKKVKRTIPAWATVTAGKKIPVSNFAGTQPKVDNILIEAIKSCDDKSGMSYKSVMKYIVKKYPGLELDKRKFLIKKAMKKHLEKGTVKQLKGKGLSGSFAIGKQPTTAKKAVVFPGLKTETLGDALPLIITRLCEPKEASYILIKKYLEQHFPHLDIENRPEILKSALVKAVEKGQLERITGKGASGTFQLRRTGDKVLLKGGALEDAITTAITAMNEPKTCSITTLRKYLIDTNKDSKEFRLVANLKKTLTKCKMLGWMEQITGNGLNGTYQLSFPFYPSPAILYPDKVIAPQKKKADVVRRRRTVDSSDEEESEEESEEESDEEPPPPKRRALKRPPPKVRRPLPSKKSRSASQSKAKAKRPALAKKSPAKKSPAKKAAPPAKKAAAQAKKPAEAASKKESAPPAKATPVKRAAPAKKPKTPAVKKLTKSASKRPAPRESSPEPEEPPAKKEVKTKQSTRKSKRGKN
- the sh2d5 gene encoding SH2 domain-containing protein 5, giving the protein MGEAPVREDGTVTRSAEYVGSFPVDDCCLDDQIEQLHTQLKSLKTCRRRRTVSLKFSIKGVKMYNEDETTLLMAHALRRVSLSTARPSDAQFAFVSHNPGSADAQLYCHLFKARHSRAAQFLNLLLCRCFQLSYLEKHPEEAQEESVGPLPRRNPSLLNHGFPLSVSALVSFRRAPFRGLLPGAKKNSKKNSSEDHLSSQEEVFTSSPSLVRKKAIRNKVLRSGAYRSFTFTPLKQRNVQERLNLPQGKEQDKAAARRARAPSLAETEEALAHAVWCWAGIATDSSSSLLAEDVLGSYLLCPHPKKPNCGSLIIRLPSGLVTHLIENTRKGKFLLEKCKSEFSSIAALIEHYTESQDELASPLSCARVNHCYEWEESTSRPQAPKLHKSLKKSKVKTTQRKQWF